A DNA window from Iodobacter ciconiae contains the following coding sequences:
- the lysA gene encoding diaminopimelate decarboxylase, protein MISNSQIAQIAEQYSTPCWAYDAATIRAQIARLRQFDVIRFAQKASSNIHLLKLMREEGVLVDSVSLGEVERALAAGFVPDNSAKHAPIVFTADLLDKKALARVVELNIPVNCGSPQMLEQLGQAHAGHPVWLRINPGFGHGHSRKTNTGGEQSKHGIWFEHLAESLAIINQYGLKLIGLHMHIGSGVDYDHLQSVCDAMIAQVKTCAQDLSAISIGGGLSIPYQAGEAIVDTDHYFQIWDKARQEIEAHLGHKISMEIEPGRFLVAQSGCLISELRAQKQVGSNFFALVDAGFNDLARPAMYGSYHRISSYAPDGTPRGGALRPTVVAGPLCESGDVFTQIEGGEVTTQDLPHCEIGDLLVFHDTGAYGASMSSNYNSRPLIPEVLVDSEQITQIRRRQTVQELIALEM, encoded by the coding sequence ATGATATCAAATAGTCAGATTGCCCAGATTGCCGAGCAGTACTCCACCCCCTGCTGGGCCTATGATGCGGCAACCATCCGGGCGCAAATTGCCCGCCTGCGCCAATTTGATGTGATTCGCTTTGCGCAAAAAGCCTCCAGCAATATTCATTTGCTTAAACTTATGCGTGAAGAAGGCGTGCTGGTCGATTCGGTTTCGCTGGGCGAAGTAGAGCGTGCACTCGCAGCAGGCTTTGTGCCAGACAATAGTGCCAAACATGCGCCGATTGTGTTTACCGCTGATTTGCTAGATAAAAAAGCATTAGCCCGCGTGGTAGAGCTCAATATCCCGGTGAACTGTGGCTCGCCGCAAATGCTGGAGCAACTGGGGCAGGCGCACGCGGGTCATCCGGTGTGGCTGCGCATCAACCCCGGTTTTGGTCATGGTCATAGCCGTAAAACCAATACCGGTGGCGAGCAAAGCAAGCATGGTATCTGGTTTGAGCACCTGGCCGAAAGCCTGGCCATTATCAATCAATATGGTCTGAAGCTCATCGGCCTGCATATGCATATTGGCTCCGGCGTTGATTATGATCACTTGCAAAGCGTTTGCGATGCCATGATTGCCCAGGTCAAAACCTGCGCTCAGGATTTATCGGCGATTTCGATTGGCGGTGGCTTATCGATTCCTTACCAAGCTGGCGAAGCAATCGTCGATACCGATCATTATTTTCAGATTTGGGATAAGGCGCGTCAGGAAATCGAAGCGCATTTAGGCCACAAAATCAGCATGGAAATCGAACCGGGCCGCTTTTTAGTGGCGCAATCGGGCTGCCTGATTTCTGAGCTGCGCGCGCAAAAACAAGTGGGCAGCAACTTTTTTGCCCTGGTTGACGCAGGTTTTAATGACTTAGCCCGCCCTGCAATGTATGGCAGCTACCACCGCATCAGCAGCTATGCCCCCGATGGCACACCACGCGGCGGCGCACTTCGCCCCACCGTTGTGGCCGGGCCTTTATGCGAATCAGGTGATGTATTTACCCAGATTGAAGGCGGTGAAGTCACGACTCAGGATTTACCGCATTGTGAAATCGGCGATTTGCTGGTGTTTCACGATACCGGCGCATACGGCGCCAGCATGTCGTCCAACTACAATTCGCGCCCACTCATCCCCGAAGTACTGGTTGATAGCGAGCAAATCACGCAAATCCGCCGCCGCCAGACGGTGCAAGAATTGATTGCGCTGGAGATGTAA
- a CDS encoding Lrp/AsnC family transcriptional regulator, which yields MPMNPKIDLFDQKILQILQTDARISHAEIGRQVHLSQPAVSERIKRLESSNVIRGYRADINPKALGYQITAMIRLSTQQGRPYAQFVADCPEIIDCYTVTGEDGAVMRVLARDVEHLQRIIDELNVFGSTSTAIVLTTHVLGKSISII from the coding sequence ATGCCTATGAATCCGAAAATCGATCTTTTTGATCAGAAAATCCTGCAAATCTTGCAAACCGATGCGCGCATATCGCATGCAGAAATCGGCAGGCAAGTGCACTTAAGCCAGCCAGCCGTTTCGGAGCGGATTAAAAGGCTGGAGAGCAGCAATGTAATTCGCGGCTATCGGGCAGATATTAACCCCAAGGCTTTGGGGTATCAGATTACCGCCATGATCCGGCTGTCCACCCAGCAAGGCAGGCCTTATGCGCAATTTGTGGCGGATTGCCCGGAGATTATTGATTGCTATACGGTGACTGGCGAAGATGGCGCGGTGATGCGGGTGCTGGCCAGAGATGTAGAGCATCTGCAGCGCATTATTGATGAGCTGAATGTATTTGGCTCAACCTCCACCGCCATTGTTTTAACCACCCATGTGCTGGGGAAGAGTATCTCTATCATTTAG
- the cyaY gene encoding iron donor protein CyaY, with translation MTESEFLDLSDSVFAKIEAALDNSGLDVDTLLSGNVLEIEFADHSKIIVNRHAANQELWIAARSGGYHYRLAEGVWQSTREAGEFFADLSQAISAHAREDFHF, from the coding sequence ATGACCGAGTCCGAGTTTCTGGACCTCAGCGATAGTGTATTCGCAAAAATTGAGGCGGCACTGGATAACAGTGGGCTGGACGTAGATACCTTACTCTCTGGCAATGTATTGGAGATCGAGTTTGCAGATCACAGCAAAATCATTGTAAACCGTCATGCAGCCAATCAGGAGTTGTGGATTGCTGCACGCTCGGGAGGTTATCACTACCGTTTGGCTGAAGGTGTTTGGCAAAGCACCCGTGAAGCGGGTGAATTTTTTGCTGATTTAAGCCAAGCAATCAGCGCCCATGCCCGGGAAGACTTTCACTTTTGA
- a CDS encoding YqaA family protein yields the protein MIEPVWLSGLFASAFLSATLLPGNSEAALLAYLHFNSQGVMPALLVVTAGNTLGGLLTVWMGRRLPAAPKGKAVAWAERIGPISLLLTWLPVAGDILCAVAGWLRWPWRQVALWMILGKAARYLILVGAAGWLSARWA from the coding sequence ATGATTGAACCTGTGTGGTTGTCGGGTCTGTTTGCCTCGGCTTTTTTATCGGCCACCTTGCTGCCGGGTAATTCCGAAGCAGCTCTGCTGGCCTACCTGCACTTTAATTCCCAAGGCGTTATGCCCGCTTTGCTGGTGGTTACAGCGGGAAATACTCTGGGCGGGTTACTTACGGTATGGATGGGGCGCCGTCTGCCTGCAGCACCCAAAGGTAAGGCTGTTGCCTGGGCAGAGCGAATTGGCCCGATCAGTTTATTACTAACCTGGCTGCCGGTGGCCGGCGATATTTTGTGCGCTGTGGCCGGTTGGCTACGCTGGCCCTGGCGGCAAGTTGCGTTGTGGATGATATTGGGTAAAGCTGCACGCTATCTGATACTTGTAGGAGCGGCTGGCTGGTTGTCAGCCCGCTGGGCTTGA
- a CDS encoding M48 family metalloprotease: MSRRLLALILAASLISAPLQAEVQLPNLGESSEEGLSPMQERQIGESAMRELRRSGAMSEDPELVAYLRQLGGRLLDASGETEINFVFFPMLDRSINAFAIPGGLVGVHTGLIVLAQHESELASVLSHEIAHVTQHHFARLLEGQKMAPWVTLAALGLAIVAASAGKGDVAMAGLMGSQAYMIQRQLDYTYMFEQEADRIGMQTLQKAGLDQAAMPIFFDRMQKSTRLGEGNAPEFLRTHPVTYKRISDAQARLKDKPYVQVKDSLDFLFVREKARFLQMGEQDALNYYRKILNEKKYAHLPSHLYGLALAQLAAFDVEGAWASLQKAKQALGKTHSSLEYLAGSIRLAQKRPGDALQIFKEASKRFPASRALVYGEIDALIANQQLSEALASTQYAIELYPSDAYLWQRVSKIQNARGDAVRQHQAQAEYYSRLGEYTAAIEQLQQAQNAGSGDFYLLSAIEARLKELKQLQIPLK, translated from the coding sequence TTGTCTCGACGTTTACTGGCATTGATTCTGGCAGCAAGCCTGATCTCTGCGCCTTTGCAGGCCGAAGTGCAGCTGCCTAATTTGGGCGAGTCTTCGGAAGAAGGTTTAAGCCCCATGCAGGAGCGGCAAATTGGTGAATCGGCTATGCGCGAGCTGCGGCGTAGCGGTGCCATGAGCGAAGACCCGGAGCTTGTTGCCTATTTACGGCAGCTGGGCGGGCGTTTGCTTGATGCCAGTGGTGAAACCGAAATTAATTTTGTTTTCTTTCCGATGCTCGATCGCAGTATCAATGCCTTTGCTATTCCTGGTGGTCTTGTGGGGGTGCATACCGGTTTAATTGTGCTGGCCCAGCATGAATCAGAGCTGGCTTCCGTGCTCTCGCACGAAATTGCCCACGTTACTCAACATCACTTTGCCCGGCTTTTGGAGGGGCAGAAAATGGCTCCTTGGGTTACTTTGGCCGCTTTGGGTTTGGCCATTGTGGCCGCAAGTGCGGGCAAAGGCGATGTAGCGATGGCGGGCTTGATGGGCAGCCAAGCCTATATGATTCAGCGCCAGCTTGATTACACCTATATGTTCGAGCAAGAGGCTGATCGAATTGGTATGCAGACTTTGCAAAAAGCGGGGCTGGATCAGGCGGCCATGCCTATCTTTTTTGATCGTATGCAAAAAAGCACCCGTTTAGGGGAGGGCAATGCACCGGAGTTTTTACGCACTCACCCGGTAACCTATAAGCGGATTAGTGATGCGCAGGCACGCTTAAAAGATAAACCTTATGTGCAGGTTAAAGATTCTTTAGATTTTTTATTTGTACGTGAAAAAGCACGGTTCTTACAGATGGGTGAGCAGGATGCGTTAAATTATTACCGAAAAATTTTGAACGAAAAAAAATACGCCCATCTGCCCTCGCACCTTTATGGCCTGGCATTGGCTCAACTAGCGGCGTTTGATGTTGAAGGAGCATGGGCTTCTTTGCAAAAGGCTAAGCAGGCTCTGGGTAAAACGCACTCTTCGCTGGAATATCTGGCAGGCAGCATTCGCCTGGCGCAAAAGCGACCAGGGGATGCGTTGCAAATATTTAAAGAAGCCAGTAAACGTTTTCCTGCCAGCCGTGCGCTGGTTTATGGTGAAATTGATGCATTAATTGCAAATCAGCAGCTGAGCGAAGCTTTAGCTAGCACTCAATACGCAATCGAGCTCTATCCTTCTGATGCTTATCTTTGGCAGCGCGTCTCCAAAATTCAAAATGCACGGGGCGATGCGGTTCGCCAGCATCAGGCTCAGGCCGAATATTACAGCCGTCTGGGCGAATATACCGCCGCTATCGAGCAACTACAGCAGGCGCAAAATGCAGGTAGTGGTGATTTTTATCTCTTATCGGCGATTGAAGCGCGTTTAAAAGAGCTGAAGCAATTACAGATACCGCTTAAATGA
- a CDS encoding DUF1841 family protein, translating into MLFNPSRDEARRFFIQAWQKHQAHAPLAGIEKIVAGILLHHPEYQPILAEEYLDKDWPPEYGETNPFLHISMHLAIEEQISIDQPAGVKALYQQLCERLSQEHTALHAMMDGLGEMMWQAQRNNTPPDPEIYLEILRFKVGQLK; encoded by the coding sequence ATGTTATTTAACCCATCCCGCGATGAAGCCCGCCGCTTTTTTATTCAAGCCTGGCAAAAGCATCAGGCACATGCACCACTGGCCGGCATCGAAAAAATAGTCGCGGGCATCTTGCTGCATCACCCCGAATATCAGCCCATTCTAGCCGAAGAATATTTAGATAAGGACTGGCCGCCAGAATACGGCGAAACCAATCCTTTTTTGCACATTAGTATGCATCTGGCCATTGAAGAACAAATTTCGATCGACCAGCCAGCAGGTGTTAAAGCTTTATACCAGCAGCTCTGTGAGCGCCTGTCGCAAGAGCATACCGCCCTGCACGCCATGATGGATGGTTTAGGTGAAATGATGTGGCAAGCGCAAAGAAACAACACCCCGCCTGATCCTGAAATCTATTTGGAAATACTGCGTTTTAAAGTGGGGCAGTTAAAATAA
- a CDS encoding glutathione peroxidase, producing the protein MSNIGDFSVQGISGETVDLARHTGSVVLVVNVASQCGFTPQYAGLQALYEQYKDRGLVVLGFPCNQFGAQEPGNEAEILDFCTTKFNVSFPLFAKVDVNGENAAPLFTWLKGEKPGLLGIEAVKWNFSKFLLDKQGKVVDRFAPMTKPEDLSAEIEKLL; encoded by the coding sequence ATGAGCAATATTGGTGATTTTAGCGTGCAAGGCATATCCGGGGAAACGGTTGATTTGGCCCGGCACACAGGTTCGGTGGTTTTGGTGGTGAATGTGGCTAGTCAATGCGGCTTTACGCCGCAATATGCAGGCTTGCAAGCGCTCTATGAGCAATATAAAGATCGTGGTCTGGTGGTGCTGGGCTTTCCGTGTAATCAGTTTGGTGCGCAGGAGCCGGGCAATGAAGCGGAAATTCTTGATTTTTGTACAACTAAATTTAATGTAAGTTTTCCTCTGTTTGCCAAGGTGGATGTGAATGGCGAAAACGCAGCGCCGCTGTTTACCTGGCTGAAAGGGGAGAAGCCGGGTTTACTGGGTATTGAGGCGGTGAAATGGAATTTCAGTAAATTTTTACTAGATAAGCAAGGTAAGGTGGTAGATCGCTTTGCTCCCATGACAAAACCGGAAGATCTGAGTGCGGAGATTGAAAAACTGTTGTAA
- the carA gene encoding glutamine-hydrolyzing carbamoyl-phosphate synthase small subunit, producing MSKPALLALADGTLFHGVSIGCDGTTIGEVVFNTAMTGYQEILTDPSYTKQMVTLTYPHIGNYGVNPEDVESGSVFAAGLIIRDLPLLHSNFRADMSLGEYLLTNNVVAIADIDTRKLTRILRSKGAQPGCIMTGEHIDAAAAVEKAKSFGSMAGQDLAKVVSCKESFAWTQCEWKLGAAYPEQSNQLFHVVAYDFGVKYNILRMLAERGCKLTVVPAQTPASEVLALKPDGVFLSNGPGDPEPCDYAIRAIKEILEAYLPVFGICLGHQLLGLASGAKTSKMKFGHHGANHPVQDLTSKHVMITSQNHGFQVDETSLPANVIVTHRSLFDGTVQGIALTDRPAFSFQGHPEASPGPTDVAYLFDKFIGLMREQKAAV from the coding sequence GTGTCAAAACCAGCCCTTCTTGCGCTTGCCGACGGCACCCTCTTTCATGGTGTTTCCATCGGATGCGATGGCACAACCATTGGTGAGGTCGTGTTCAATACGGCGATGACCGGTTATCAGGAAATCCTGACAGACCCATCGTATACCAAACAAATGGTCACATTGACCTATCCCCATATCGGTAATTACGGCGTAAACCCGGAAGACGTGGAATCTGGGTCCGTGTTTGCTGCAGGTCTGATCATCCGTGATCTGCCGCTTTTACACTCTAATTTTCGTGCCGATATGAGCCTTGGCGAGTATCTGCTTACGAATAATGTGGTGGCGATTGCAGATATCGATACTCGTAAGCTTACCCGTATTTTGCGCAGCAAAGGGGCTCAGCCAGGTTGCATTATGACTGGCGAGCATATTGATGCAGCTGCCGCTGTTGAAAAAGCCAAGTCGTTTGGCTCGATGGCCGGGCAAGATTTAGCTAAAGTGGTGAGCTGTAAAGAGTCGTTCGCATGGACTCAGTGCGAATGGAAACTGGGCGCTGCTTATCCCGAGCAAAGTAATCAGCTATTTCACGTGGTGGCTTACGATTTTGGTGTTAAGTACAACATTTTGCGCATGCTGGCCGAACGCGGTTGCAAATTAACCGTTGTGCCTGCTCAAACGCCCGCCAGTGAAGTTTTGGCCCTGAAACCTGATGGTGTATTTTTATCCAATGGCCCTGGCGATCCTGAGCCTTGTGATTATGCTATTCGTGCGATTAAAGAAATTCTGGAGGCATATTTGCCGGTATTTGGTATTTGCCTTGGTCATCAGTTATTGGGCCTTGCCAGTGGTGCTAAAACCAGCAAAATGAAGTTTGGTCACCACGGTGCAAACCATCCTGTGCAAGATTTAACCAGTAAGCATGTGATGATTACCAGCCAGAACCACGGCTTTCAGGTGGATGAAACCAGTTTGCCCGCAAATGTGATAGTGACGCATCGCTCCCTGTTTGACGGCACAGTACAAGGGATTGCACTGACTGACAGACCTGCGTTTTCTTTTCAGGGGCATCCGGAAGCAAGCCCTGGGCCTACCGATGTGGCTTACCTGTTTGATAAGTTTATTGGCTTGATGCGCGAGCAAAAGGCAGCCGTTTAA